From a region of the Rathayibacter sp. VKM Ac-2804 genome:
- a CDS encoding MarR family winged helix-turn-helix transcriptional regulator: MRALSTDFPSKEISLNEYDVLFNLTLQPGRRARLRDLNKHVLLTQPSVSRLIDRLVARGCVTKSEDPTDARGTVIQITDEGYALFRRVAMTHMQTISDHVGSALDDDELDQLTALCDKLRDRVASA; the protein is encoded by the coding sequence ATGCGGGCGCTGAGCACCGACTTCCCCTCGAAGGAGATCTCGCTCAACGAGTACGACGTCCTCTTCAACCTCACACTGCAGCCCGGCCGCCGGGCCAGGCTGCGCGACCTCAACAAGCACGTCCTCCTGACGCAGCCGAGCGTCAGCCGTCTGATCGACCGTCTGGTCGCCCGCGGCTGCGTGACCAAGAGCGAGGACCCGACCGACGCCCGCGGCACGGTCATCCAGATCACCGACGAGGGCTACGCCCTCTTCCGCCGCGTGGCGATGACGCACATGCAGACGATCTCGGACCACGTCGGCTCCGCCCTCGACGACGACGAGCTCGACCAGCTGACCGCCCTCTGCGACAAGCTGCGCGACCGCGTCGCCTCCGCCTGA
- the epsC gene encoding serine O-acetyltransferase EpsC — translation MAAARLRDPAARSAAEVVLAYPGLHAVWVHRVAHRWWRRGARLPARLLAQAARAATGVEIHPGATIGRRLFIDHGMGVVIGETARIGDDCMLYHSVTLGGKSAKRERRHPTLGDRVVVGAGAVILGPIVLGSDVSVGANAVVVKDAPDGAVLVGIPARDLRVLGRAEDALADPAFWIDPAMYI, via the coding sequence GTGGCGGCAGCGCGCCTGCGCGACCCGGCGGCGCGGAGTGCGGCCGAGGTGGTGCTCGCCTACCCCGGGCTGCACGCGGTCTGGGTGCACCGCGTCGCGCACCGCTGGTGGCGGCGCGGCGCCCGGCTGCCGGCCCGGCTGCTCGCGCAGGCGGCCCGCGCGGCGACCGGAGTGGAGATCCACCCCGGCGCGACGATCGGCCGCCGGCTCTTCATCGACCACGGCATGGGCGTCGTGATCGGCGAGACGGCGCGGATCGGCGACGACTGCATGCTGTACCACTCCGTCACGCTCGGCGGGAAGTCGGCCAAGCGCGAGCGGCGCCACCCGACGCTCGGCGACCGGGTCGTCGTCGGCGCGGGGGCCGTGATCCTCGGCCCGATCGTGCTCGGCTCGGACGTGAGCGTCGGCGCGAACGCGGTCGTGGTGAAGGACGCTCCGGACGGCGCCGTGCTGGTCGGGATCCCGGCCCGCGATCTGCGCGTGCTGGGCCGCGCCGAGGACGCCCTCGCGGATCCGGCCTTCTGGATCGACCCCGCGATGTACATCTAG
- the cysK gene encoding cysteine synthase A, whose protein sequence is MARIHDDVTQLVGRTPLVRINRLEGADSAVVLAKLEFYSPANSVKDRIGIAIVDAAEASGELPPGGTIVEGTSGNTGIALAMVGAARGYKVILTMPETMSTERRVLLRAYGAEIVLTPGSEGMRGAVERAQVIVAETPGAVLARQFENAANPEVHRRTTAEEIWADTDGEVDVFVAGIGTGGTITGVGQVLKERKPGVQIIGVEPIDSPLLTQGTAGPHKIQGIGANFVPANLDRDVYTEIIDVTLEDSVRVARAMAAQEGILGGISSGSIMWAALEVAKRPENAGKTIVAIVCDFGERYISTVLYEDLRS, encoded by the coding sequence ATGGCACGCATCCACGACGACGTAACGCAGCTCGTCGGCAGGACCCCGCTCGTCCGCATCAATCGGCTGGAGGGCGCGGACAGCGCCGTCGTCCTCGCCAAGCTCGAGTTCTACAGCCCGGCGAACAGCGTGAAGGACCGGATCGGCATCGCGATCGTCGACGCCGCCGAGGCGTCCGGCGAGCTCCCGCCCGGCGGCACGATCGTCGAGGGCACGAGCGGCAACACCGGCATCGCGCTCGCCATGGTCGGCGCGGCGCGCGGCTACAAGGTGATCCTGACGATGCCGGAGACCATGTCCACCGAGCGCCGGGTCCTGCTGCGCGCCTACGGGGCCGAGATCGTGCTGACCCCCGGCTCCGAGGGCATGCGCGGCGCGGTCGAGCGGGCGCAGGTGATCGTCGCCGAGACCCCCGGCGCCGTGCTCGCCCGCCAGTTCGAGAACGCCGCCAACCCCGAGGTGCACCGCCGCACCACCGCCGAGGAGATCTGGGCGGACACCGACGGCGAGGTCGACGTCTTCGTCGCCGGCATCGGCACCGGCGGCACCATCACCGGCGTCGGCCAGGTCCTCAAGGAGCGCAAGCCCGGCGTGCAGATCATCGGCGTCGAGCCGATCGACTCGCCGCTGCTCACGCAGGGGACGGCCGGCCCGCACAAGATCCAGGGGATCGGGGCGAACTTCGTGCCGGCCAACCTCGACCGCGACGTCTACACCGAGATCATCGACGTCACCCTCGAGGACTCGGTGCGCGTCGCGCGCGCGATGGCCGCACAGGAGGGCATCCTCGGCGGCATCTCCTCCGGCTCGATCATGTGGGCGGCCCTCGAGGTCGCCAAGCGGCCCGAGAACGCGGGCAAGACCATCGTCGCGATCGTCTGCGACTTCGGCGAGCGGTACATCTCGACCGTCCTCTACGAGGACCTCCGCAGCTGA
- a CDS encoding deoxyribodipyrimidine photo-lyase: protein MSSSSPTLVWLRDDLRLADNPALRAAIDRGGPVAVCYVLDEESDGIRPLGGAARWWLHGSLLALAGDLEEAGASLILRRGPAEAVVLQLAEELGAGAVHWNRRYGKAERTVDAAIKEALRDRDVEAESHQGSLLFEPWTVQTGGGGPYSVYTPFARACRNRGTPRAPLPRPREIDGTDTDAASDDLDDWQLLPTSPDWAGGLRERWVPGEKAAAKRLRAFLAEQLDDYADDRDLPARDATSNLSPHLRWGEISPFQVWHALEEAHAKGQHRGEGSDRFLSEVLWREFCYHLLFHWPDLATTNFDSRFDSFPWGHPGEDKIDAWHQGRTGYPLVDAGMRELWKTGYMHNRVRMVTASFLIKNLLVDWRVGEDWFWDTLVDADPASNAANWQWVAGSGADASPFFRVFNPVTQSKKFDPDGGYLREYVPELAELDRAVIHEPWTLGETLTPEADGYPAPILDLKETRVHALDAFAVIKSAKRDISRRDSDD, encoded by the coding sequence ATGAGCAGCTCCTCCCCCACCCTCGTCTGGCTCCGCGACGACCTGCGTCTCGCCGACAACCCGGCCCTCCGAGCGGCGATCGATCGCGGCGGGCCCGTCGCCGTCTGCTACGTCCTCGACGAGGAGTCCGACGGCATCCGCCCGCTCGGCGGCGCGGCGCGCTGGTGGCTGCACGGCAGCCTGCTCGCCCTCGCGGGCGACCTCGAGGAGGCGGGGGCGTCCCTGATCCTGCGCCGCGGACCGGCCGAGGCCGTCGTGCTCCAGCTCGCGGAGGAGCTCGGCGCCGGCGCGGTGCACTGGAACCGCCGCTATGGCAAGGCTGAGCGCACGGTCGACGCCGCGATCAAGGAGGCGCTGCGCGACCGCGACGTCGAGGCCGAGAGCCACCAGGGCTCGCTGCTCTTCGAGCCGTGGACCGTGCAGACCGGCGGCGGCGGGCCCTACTCCGTCTACACGCCGTTCGCGCGCGCCTGCCGCAACCGCGGCACCCCGCGCGCTCCGCTGCCGCGGCCGCGCGAGATCGACGGGACCGACACGGACGCGGCCTCGGACGACCTCGACGACTGGCAGCTGCTGCCCACCAGCCCCGACTGGGCCGGGGGGCTCCGCGAGCGCTGGGTCCCGGGCGAGAAGGCGGCGGCGAAGCGGCTGCGCGCGTTCCTCGCCGAGCAGCTCGACGACTACGCCGACGACCGCGACCTCCCCGCGCGGGACGCGACCTCGAACCTGTCGCCGCACCTGCGCTGGGGCGAGATCAGCCCGTTCCAGGTCTGGCACGCGCTCGAGGAGGCCCACGCGAAGGGGCAGCACCGCGGCGAGGGCAGCGACCGCTTCCTCTCCGAGGTGCTGTGGCGCGAGTTCTGCTACCACCTGCTCTTCCACTGGCCCGACCTCGCGACCACGAACTTCGACTCGCGCTTCGACTCCTTCCCCTGGGGCCACCCGGGCGAGGACAAGATCGACGCCTGGCACCAGGGCCGCACCGGCTACCCGCTGGTCGACGCGGGGATGCGCGAGCTGTGGAAGACCGGCTACATGCACAACCGCGTCCGCATGGTCACCGCCTCGTTCCTGATCAAGAACCTGCTGGTCGACTGGCGGGTGGGCGAGGACTGGTTCTGGGACACCCTCGTGGACGCCGATCCGGCGAGCAACGCCGCGAACTGGCAGTGGGTCGCGGGGTCCGGCGCCGACGCGTCGCCGTTCTTCCGCGTCTTCAACCCGGTGACGCAGTCGAAGAAGTTCGACCCCGACGGCGGCTACCTGCGCGAGTACGTGCCGGAGCTCGCCGAGCTCGACCGCGCCGTGATCCACGAGCCGTGGACGCTCGGCGAGACCCTGACGCCGGAGGCGGACGGCTACCCCGCGCCGATCCTCGACCTCAAGGAGACGCGGGTGCACGCCCTGGACGCGTTCGCGGTGATCAAAAGCGCGAAGCGCGACATCTCGCGCCGCGACTCCGACGACTGA
- a CDS encoding transglycosylase domain-containing protein: protein MALPTASRSSARPLGMSLRAVLGFIGMSAVAGVLITVGVTPALALTGLATSNTIGMFQNLPGYLDAGQLMQRTNIYAGDGTTLLASVYNQNRVEVGWDEVAQTAKDAAVAGEDPRFYEHGGIDLQGTLRALAVTLTGDDLQGGSSITQQYVKNVLVQKAESITDEAERDAAYKLATDPTPERKLKEMRLAIGLEKETSKDDILLGYLNIALFGGTVYGIEAAANYYYGIPASQLSASQAASLLAIVNNPSKFRFDDPTDEANGAANGYAATKERRDYILGEELKYSKISQEVYDAAIAEPITPNITEPSTGCATAGNAAYFCEYVLNVLRNDEAFGADDDERYQRIRQGGFDIVTTLDLDIQQVSQAAINAYIPSYDPRFQVGATAASVEAGTGRVLSMVQNTKYSQDEEFLAANPGFSAINLNVDVDMGGTAGVQTGSTYKVFTLAQWLQAGHTLNESFPSPTSGFRSYPQKCDTANDGYYAGARFAPRNDVASEDASSMTAVQATANSINTGFMGMANQLDLCDIRTTAESFGIHRADAKELQSGPAAVLGTNEIAPLTVANAYAGIANDGTTCAAIVIDRITDSSGAAVAPPASSCTQSVTPEVARGMQYAMQRVITSGTATASDPRDGIEHIGKTGTTDEAADVWTAGASRSASLAVWVGSIKGFDDGSKQNLRTTRLTGEEGTIRAADARHAIWKPIMTALDQKYGGDDFIDPPASMLASSPRTATLTEVPDVTGLTVAAATATLTAAGFSVGRSEPVGSTSIPEGSVVSTTPSADETVLRGAVIPLQVSTGEASKNPGDSADINGTLLTTASE from the coding sequence ATGGCTCTCCCCACCGCATCCCGCAGCTCCGCTCGACCGCTGGGGATGTCGTTGCGGGCAGTGCTGGGCTTCATCGGGATGAGCGCCGTGGCGGGCGTCCTGATCACCGTCGGCGTCACTCCGGCGCTCGCGCTGACGGGCCTCGCGACGAGCAACACGATCGGCATGTTCCAGAACCTGCCCGGCTACCTCGACGCCGGCCAGCTGATGCAGCGCACGAACATCTACGCGGGCGACGGCACCACCCTCCTCGCCTCCGTCTACAACCAGAACCGCGTCGAGGTCGGCTGGGACGAGGTCGCGCAGACCGCCAAGGACGCCGCGGTCGCCGGCGAGGACCCGCGCTTCTACGAGCACGGCGGCATCGACCTGCAGGGCACGCTCCGCGCGCTCGCGGTCACGCTGACCGGGGACGACCTGCAGGGCGGCTCGTCGATCACGCAGCAGTACGTCAAGAACGTGCTCGTGCAGAAGGCCGAGTCGATCACCGACGAGGCCGAGCGCGACGCCGCCTACAAGCTCGCCACCGACCCGACCCCCGAGCGCAAGCTCAAGGAGATGCGCCTCGCGATCGGCCTCGAGAAGGAGACGTCGAAGGACGACATCCTGCTCGGCTACCTCAACATCGCGCTCTTCGGCGGCACGGTCTACGGCATCGAGGCCGCGGCCAACTACTACTACGGGATCCCCGCCAGCCAGCTCTCGGCCTCGCAGGCCGCGTCGCTGCTGGCGATCGTCAACAACCCGTCGAAGTTCCGCTTCGACGACCCGACCGACGAGGCGAACGGCGCCGCGAACGGCTACGCCGCGACCAAGGAGCGCCGCGACTACATCCTCGGCGAGGAGCTGAAGTACTCGAAGATCAGCCAGGAGGTCTACGACGCGGCGATCGCCGAGCCGATCACGCCGAACATCACGGAGCCCTCCACCGGCTGCGCCACCGCGGGCAACGCGGCGTACTTCTGCGAGTACGTGCTGAACGTGCTGCGCAACGACGAGGCGTTCGGCGCCGACGACGACGAGCGCTACCAGCGGATCCGCCAGGGCGGCTTCGACATCGTCACGACCCTGGATCTCGACATCCAGCAGGTCTCGCAGGCGGCGATCAACGCCTACATCCCGTCGTACGACCCCCGCTTCCAGGTCGGCGCGACCGCCGCGTCGGTCGAGGCCGGCACCGGCCGCGTGCTGTCGATGGTGCAGAACACGAAGTACAGCCAGGACGAGGAGTTCCTCGCCGCGAACCCCGGCTTCAGCGCGATCAACCTCAACGTCGACGTCGACATGGGTGGCACCGCCGGCGTGCAGACCGGCTCGACCTACAAGGTCTTCACGCTCGCGCAGTGGCTGCAGGCGGGCCACACCCTGAACGAGTCGTTCCCCTCGCCGACCTCGGGGTTCCGTTCATACCCGCAGAAGTGCGACACCGCGAACGACGGCTACTACGCGGGTGCGCGGTTCGCACCGCGGAACGACGTCGCGTCCGAGGACGCCTCGTCGATGACCGCGGTCCAGGCGACGGCGAACTCGATCAACACCGGCTTCATGGGCATGGCCAACCAGCTCGACCTCTGCGACATCCGCACGACGGCGGAGTCCTTCGGCATCCACCGGGCCGACGCCAAGGAGCTGCAGAGCGGACCGGCAGCCGTTCTCGGGACCAACGAGATCGCACCGCTCACCGTCGCCAACGCCTACGCCGGCATCGCGAACGACGGGACGACCTGCGCCGCGATCGTCATCGACCGGATCACGGACAGCTCCGGTGCGGCCGTCGCGCCGCCCGCCTCATCCTGCACGCAGTCCGTGACCCCCGAGGTGGCTCGAGGAATGCAGTACGCCATGCAGCGGGTCATCACCTCCGGTACCGCCACCGCCTCGGATCCGCGCGACGGCATCGAGCACATCGGCAAGACGGGTACCACCGATGAGGCGGCGGACGTCTGGACCGCCGGTGCCAGCCGCTCCGCGTCGCTCGCCGTCTGGGTCGGCAGCATCAAGGGCTTCGACGACGGATCGAAGCAGAACCTCCGCACCACGCGCCTCACCGGCGAGGAGGGGACGATCCGTGCCGCTGACGCGCGTCACGCGATCTGGAAGCCGATCATGACGGCGCTCGACCAGAAGTACGGCGGCGACGACTTCATCGACCCGCCCGCCTCGATGCTCGCGTCGTCCCCGCGCACCGCCACGCTGACCGAGGTGCCGGACGTGACCGGGCTGACGGTCGCCGCGGCCACCGCGACGCTCACCGCCGCCGGCTTCTCCGTCGGCAGGAGCGAGCCTGTCGGCTCGACGTCGATCCCCGAGGGGTCCGTCGTCTCGACGACGCCCAGCGCGGACGAGACCGTCTTGCGGGGTGCCGTCATCCCGCTGCAGGTGAGCACCGGCGAGGCGTCGAAGAACCCGGGCGACAGCGCCGACATCAACGGCACGCTGCTGACCACCGCATCCGAGTGA